DNA from Canis lupus familiaris isolate Mischka breed German Shepherd chromosome 9, alternate assembly UU_Cfam_GSD_1.0, whole genome shotgun sequence:
GGCTCCAGCTTTGGGggcctcctttccttccccttgtGCCCAAGTAGCCTTCTGGCTTAGGGACCAGCCCGGAATGCCTCCCCTGTAAAGCCTACCCTTTCATTCAGGTCTCATCTCAAAGATCACCTCCTCAGgggagcctcccaggcaccccatgccCCCTTTGCTTTTCTGTCAGTTCAGTTTGTATTCTGTTCTTTGCCCTTGGAATGCCTTGTCCTGTGCTGCCTCTCCTACTGCTACAGAGAAACTCCAAGATGGCAAAGGTCCCATCAGAACTTGTCACTTCTATCCCTAAAaggcctagcatggagcctggcagGCACACAATAGTTACTCAGTAAACATTCGTACCACTAATGGATATTTGAACCTTCTGTCTCTGACGGCTCGACCCACTTGCTTGTATACAGAGAGGTGTGTTTACCAATGACGCAGCAATGCTGTGGGAGAAGGGCAAGGGACAGCCCCCCAGGATCTCTCCAAAGGAACCAAGAAGGGGCACAGGCCTGGAACCCATGAGCTGGAGCAAGGGAGGGGACAcacctgtttgttttgttttgttttaaagatttcatttatttatttgagagagagtgtgagcatgagtgtgtgtgtggggggaggatatgggtagaaggagagagagaagcaggctccccgctgagcagggagcccgacgcgggaggctcaatcccaggaccccgggatcatgacctgagccaaaggcagacacttaactgactgagccaccctggagccctggaAACATACCTGTTTTGTGCAGCTCAGGAAGGAAGCGCAGGAAGATGGGGCGGGCGTACAGGGGAAGCTCCTTCTCTAAGAGCTGTGCAAAGTGCTCCAGGTCACAGCTGCCAGCAGAGTTGGCCACAGCAGCCATTCCAGCCCGGCCCTCAGTTCCTGGGGGTGGCAGCATGGAAGTGAGGTGGCAGTGACCCCTGGCAGTGCCTCCCATACACACCTGGCACCTCCCAGTGCCCCATAGATACCTGGCACCTCGACACCATACACTGCCACATCGGTCATGTCCAGCAGGCGGCTGAGTGTGCCCTCCACCTCTGTGGTGGATACATTCTCCCCTTTCCAGCGGAAGGTGTCTCCTGTGCGGTCTCGGAAGTACAGGTAGCCCAGCTCATCCATCACCAGCACATCAcctgggggggggcggtgcaTATGAGCAGGGCTTGGGCCAGTTGACCATGTGGGATCCCAGGATCTCTTGACAAGGAGGGCTGGAACTGGGGCAGTCTGGGCAGTATTCTCTAAAGGTGGGAGAGGGCCCCTTCATTTCTCTCCACCCTGCCCACCTCAAAGGGGCTAGTGCCCACCCACCAGTGAGGTAGGCCTGGTCCCCCTTTTGGAAAACGTCCTTGGCGATCTTCTTATTGCTGGCACCCTGGTTCAGATAGCCATCAAAGCGCCGCAGGGGGTCCTGCTGGATGATGCGGCCCACTAGCTGGCCTGGCTCACctgggagcagagaaagaggggcaccttTACCCTGGTGGCCTCCTCTACCAGTTCCCCACCCCAAATTCACCCTGAATCTTGATCTGACTTTTGGTCACAGTGCTTCCCACAGAAATGCTATGGGCTCTGTGCAGAAGCCCTGAGGGCAGGGAGCTTCTCCTGGTGGGTCTGATGGGCACAAAGGCACTCAGTAATGTCTGGAGAGCAGATGGAGAGATGAACAATACGAAAAGGTGGCCAAGCTCTGTGTAGTCAGCCTGACTAAAGCCAGCACTCATTGGTCCCTTGGCTCTGCTCAAAGAGCCGTACGTTCTTCAGCATGCATGATCCCCGGAGCAACCCCAGGATGCAGTGTTGCCATCAGCCTCACTTGCAGATGAGGGGACTCAGGCACAGAGCTAAGGAACTGAGCTAGGATCAATCCCAGGGTCCTTCACACAACAGTGACTCAATGGACTGACAGAGGGGATGAGGAATGGAAGGACGAATGGACGAAGAAATAAATGACTTGTGGCCCTAAAAGAAGAGCCAAGTGACGGCCAATGGTCAGAAaagggctccccactcagctcaGTCCCATCTCCTCCCAGGCCAAACTCTCCTGCTCTGACTCCACTTCCAACCCTGGGACAGACCTGGCTGGCAGGGAAGGCAGACACCATTGGGCCCCCGGATCAGTTCCATGGTGTCCTCGTTGACTCGTACCAGCCGGATGGGGTACACAAAGGACAGGATGCGGCTGTTGAAGCCACAGGCCCCCACCTGCAAAGGCCAAGACTTGGGCCTGGGCTCTCCCGCCACCGGCCTGAGGCTGGACAATGGTGGGGAGCCTGGTGCCCACACTCCCACAACTGCCCTGCCCCAACCAGACAGCAGGGTCTCCAGTGTCCACACTCCTAGCCGGACCTGCCCACCCTCCACAGCCCCGCTGCCCACCTGGCTGTCGAAGTTGCCCACACTGCAGTTACATTCAGTGGCCCCGTAGAACTCAGCCACTTGGGGGATGTGGAAACGGCTAGAAAAGTCGGTCCAGATGGACTGGCGGAGGCCGTTGCCAAGTGCCATGCGCACCCGATGCTGGTGTTCCGCCTCCCGGGGCGGCTGGTTCAGGAGGTAGCGGCACAGCTCGCCGATGTACTGCACAATCTGGGGGTGGACTTGGTGTGAGGGTGGCCCTCGgctgctccctcctgccctcccaatCCCGCGGACCTCAGTCTCCCCATCAGAACAACAGGAATGTTGCTCCCAAATGAGTGACGGGCTTCAGCTGCCAGACAGATGTCCCCCTGTGGGACTGGCAGGTCCCGAGGGGTTGGGCGGCTCATCCTCTGCCCTTCTCACTTACTGTGCAGTTGTACTTGATACAGTCGTCCCAGAACCGGGAGGCTGAGAACTTCTTCCGGATCACCACTGTCATGCCATGGAGCAGGCACTGCCCTATTCCCACGATGTTCCCTAAAGGTGGAGGGCTGGGCCGTGAAGGTCAGGGAGCCGGGAGATCCCTCCTTCCAGAGCTTCCTCTTGCCCAGCCCACCTCCTCAAAGGCCCTTCCTCAGTCCCTCCTTCCTGTCCTGTTCCTCCAACACTAACTAATCACACCTCTCCCCTCATCAGACACCTCCCATAgttccctgctgcctccccagtGTGGGATCGAGTGTATGCTCCTCAGACTGTCCCTGGGGGCCCTAGAGCTGGCCCCAAGCTCTTGCTCCTGTACCTGTAATGCTGCCATTCAGCTAGAGGGGGACCAAGCTAGCACTCCTGGCTTCTGCACCTCACATCTGCCTGACTTGGGAGCatctcctccagaaagccttcctgaCCATCACTGGGCTCTTCTCTTGAGCTGAGCTCCTACTCCCTACCTGTCTTCATACTCACCATGCCATCTCTTATATTAGTCAGGTGAGTTTCCATCCTTCACCCTGCCCTAAACCCACACCTGACTCTAAGCAccttgagggcaggaactatAATTATtccatctctgtgtttctgttcCTAAGCAGCAAGGCTGTGCATACCTGTGGAAATGAACTGGCTGGTCAGATTAGCCTGGGTGCCCTGTGGGACACAGCTGCACACATTGTGAGGCTGGTGTGGCCATCTTGGTTCAGAGGTCCAGTCAATGGCCACATCTGAGTTTGAACCCACATTTGactccaaaattcatgtgtttCTACCCACAAGATGCTGCCTGCCAAGAGGGGTGGGGTTCCTGAGGCCCAGGGGCACCAGAGGCTGAGAAAATGGGCCCAGTGTTACCTGCTGAGTGGTAGAGGGGCAGGCAGTCATAGACAATGTCATCGGGCCGCATCCGGAATCCATAGTACACCAGGGCAGCCATGCGGTAATACCTGGGAGGGCACAGAGAGAGTGCTTTGCAGGcctctggggaggcaggaggagggcctCCCAGGCCCTGCCACCCATCCCCAGCACCCACTACCCCCCAACCCCCGGCACTTGCCCCTTACCTGCTATGTACCACGATGGCAGCTTTGGGCAGCCCTGTGGTACCCGATGTGTAGATGTAGAAGAGCTTATCtagagaaaacagacacataagtGGCTGTGAGAAAAGACAGCACAGGGCTGGGAAGACACTGGCTGCAGGGAGTAGGGTGCACAGAGAGCTTCTCCACTACAGATCATTTCTTTACTCCACCCTGATCCTAGATCAGGGACTGTCAcgttagtttctttcttttctttcttttttttaatattttatttatttattcatgagaacacacagagagagagaggcagagacacaggcagagagagaagcaggctccatgcagggagagcccGTCGTctggagcctgggtctccaggatcataccctgggctgaaggtggcgctaaactgctgagccacccgggctgccctgtcacGTTAGTTTCTATAGAGACTTGGGCCCACCAGGCTGGAGGGGGACCCTAGGTCCTAGGGCAGGAACATCATGTAAAACTGCATGTCATGCATCAACCATCTCATGCCCTCTGGATACCTGCTTATGCCAGCCCTTGGCTGGGTACCATGAAGACACCAGGCTGACCCAGCCAGAGACCCCGCCCTCAGGTAGCTTACAAAAGCACCCAGGAGGggcgcctaggtagctcagtagATTAactgtgccttcagctcaggtcatgatctcagggtcctgggattgagccccacattgggctccccactcagtgggaagcctgtttctccctctccctctacctgctgcttcccctacttatgctctctcactctttgccaaataaaatcttaaaaaaaaaaaaagtacccggGAGACAAAATTCACATATGACAGAGATAAAATGACCACGATGCCAACAAAGACTGGTCCCTGAGCATTTCCTGTCACACCCGAGCTTTCCACTGTCTCATTTTCAATCCTCAAAGCCACTCCATAAAATCGGTTCCGTTACCACCCTCATTGTTATGACTGTGGGAACCGCGGTTCAGAGAGAGGACAGCTCAGGTGCTCAGGGTCACAAGGGAAGCAGTGGGCTGAGGCATGAACTCAGTGCCAGCTCTGAGCCTCTGGGTGGTGTAGCAAACTGGGGGCTCCCCAGAGCAGAGTGGAGCGGAGGAGAGGCTACAGGGttggaaggctgcctggaggaagggatggggaggcagggcagcctAGTGCAGAGAGAGGATCGCAGGCTGACAGGGGCTGGTACCGAATAGGTGCGGAGTTAATATTTAGAGGGTCTAGCCCCTGGCCCAACCCCAGCTGAAATTCAGACCCAGTGGTTTCCTAGGATCCATGTGACCCTGTACATGATGGATGGCAATGAAGGCTGGTTCACCAAGCTAAAGAATCAGGTTTTCTGGACTCCTGAGTTGCTGGCACCATGTCTTGCATCTTCATATACATCAGCTATACATCAGCCTTCAGAGTGACCCCATGGTCACTATACTCATCTTCCCAGTTGGAAAAAGGGAGGTGACAGGACTCACTCCAGGTCACATACCAAGTCTGCAGAAGAACCCAGgcctctggctctggggccagTGTTCTGTCCTGGGCCCATCTGAGAACCCCTCTGTGGGGTGGGAGGCCCACCTGTGAAGCCCTTGTCAGGACGACTGGGCAGGTGCTTGGGGGCATCTTCCAGGAGGGGGTCCAGGTGCTCCGTGCTGGCGGGCAGGGtgctgggctcccaggggccAGAGCAGAAGAGGCTGAGCGAGGGGTCCAGGCTGGCTTGGATTTCAAAGATGGCTGCAGGGGAGACAGGGCCAATTAGCAGACAGACCAGGAACCTCATGTCCCCAGGACCTCTGCTTGTGTCAGAGCTGGCGTGTTGTCAAGGGGAGACCAGCTGTGTGTAGGGAAGAAGATGACTGAAGCACCTCAGCTCCCTAGTTGCTGGCTAAGTACACGGCAGATTCCTTGCATGCGCTCTCCTGCTCACACAGCCCAGGAGGTAGGTACCAACAGAGACAGGCTCCAAGAATGGGAAGGCCTGCTCACAGCTAGAATGTGCTGGAGCTGGGACTCCAAGCTGGCTCTCTCACATGCCAAGGTCTGCGCCCTTCCACACTGTACCATGCACATCTGTGGGGGACCGTTAGAAGGAAGGTGTGGAGTACCAGAGGTCAGCAGCCCCCAGCTTCTTCAGGTCCCCCCATGCACTATAGCTGTCTGGATGCTCACCTATGCTGGGCATAGGCCAGTCCTAGACCCCTCAGCTCTACTTCAGCCTCCCTCTGGATCTGTCcaaccctctcccctctcccttggggatccttcctcttcccttctccataTGTCAGTAACCTTCCCTGGCCATCATCCCAGGATGAAATCCTGCTTTggtgtgaccttttttttttttttttttttaatttatttatgatagtcacacagagagagagagagagaggcagagacacaggcagagagagaagcaggctccatgcaccgggagcccgacgtgggattcgatcccgggtctccaggatcgcgccctgggccaaaggcaggcgccaaaccgctgcgccacccagggatccctggtgtgaCCTTAAGTGAGCTCCTCACACCACTCTGAAtgtcagtctcctcatctgtaaagccaAGATGGACATCCCTACCTCACCTGGCTTTATGAAGATTAGGGCTGCTTTTGTAAGGCACCAAGCTCTGTACTCAGTCAGTGCTCAATGTGGCAGCTAATAAAACATAAGCTCTGCAGGAGAGCagaggatacattttttttaaagattatttattcatgagagatacagagagagagagaggcagagacacaggtagagggagaagcaggctccatgcagggagagcccGACGTCTGgagcctgggtctctgggatcataccctcggctgaaggtggcgctaaaccgctaagccacccgggctgcccagaggatACATTCTTGTTCTCATTCTATAGATGAAGCAAATGAGGCCTAATTAGTCACAAGAATCGCTACCACTGCATCTGTGGGCTCACCTAGCATCAGGCACTGTTAGTACTTCTGGTGAAGTATCATCTTGAAAACAATATGTGGTAGGTACtacagtgaggaaactgagtcacagacaTTTCTAGTCTTAGTCAGGATCTCCAGCTTACAAGCAACAGAGCCCAGGCCATCTGATACCaggcttaacccctgagccacacacAGTTTCccccaggcctggagaggggcTGTGGTCTGTGCAAGACCCTGTGGGACCTCTTGCTTGACCCCACAGCCCTGGGACTCACCTGGGGCCATCTCACTGCCAAAGATGAGGACCCGGGCCTGGGAGGTGGTCAAGCAGTGGCACAGGGCGTCCCGTCGGAGGTTAGTGTTGATGAGGGCCGCCTCCACGCCCAGCTTGGCCATGCCCAGCCACAGGCCCACAAACTCATTGCGGTTCTCCATGAAGAGGGCAGCTACATCACCCGAGGCCAGGCCCCGAGCCTGCAGAAAGTTGGCCACGCTGCTTGAGTAATCATCCAGCTGGCGGAAGGTCCAGTGGGTGTCTGTGCCCTCAAAGATCAAGGCTGTCTTGTCTGGGTGGCGCTGTACCATAGAAGCAAACAAAATAGGCACTGTCCGCTGCTCCCGCAGGTACCGCCGGACCTTTGCCTTGACCTTCAGGAGTACCATGCCGCCACTACATGGAAACAAGAAAGGGAGCTGTGACTGCTGGGGTTGGGAGTGGGTGGTCCCAATACCCTGGTCCAGGTTGCCATCCCACAGGCCTGAGACTCCCGAGCCTGATCACTTGTAACACTCCCCTTTCCCAGCACCTGGGCGCCAGGCACCATGCCAGGCACCGACCCACTGATGCTGCACAGTAACTCCAGGGACTCGGGCGATAACTCCCTCCTCAGTACACGGGAGGAAAGGAGGCTCTGCAGGACCACAGCTCACCCGGAGTTCACAAGCTGAGATTAGGTCCCTGGTCCTGTCTGGCATCAGGGTTCAACGCCCAGGACTCAAGAAGCTCTGCTTTGAGTCTGCTGCTCTGTCAGAGCTTTCATGACTCTCAGGCCCAAGCCAAAAGTCTCAACTCATTTGAGATCCCCCACAGCCCTGTACTGCACCTCTTCGGACCCCTACCACAGTAAATAAGGGATAAGTTTGAGATTTGTTCAATCTCCCTCCCTGTGAACCTATTGAGGGTAGGGCTCCATCTGTTTACCACCTGGTCCCTGGGGCCTCACTTAGTCCTGGGCCCAGAGCTTCACTAAATGCAGAGCTATTTGGCAATagctccctctcctgccctgcccctgccccatctGACCTTTGAAAGTTTCTAGCTCCCTGAGTTCTATGCCTATTCAGATGTTGTGCCCTCTGGTTGGAATACCCTGCTCCCATCACCTGGAGGCGCCTCTTGAATACAGCTTTTTGTCCTCCAGGAGGCCTTCTCTGATTCCCCAAGGTCCTGGCCTGAAGccatctctccctgccccatACTCCCACAGCTTTCTGCTACCACCCTTCCTGCAGTGGCCACTCAGAACCTCCTTTTACAATCAATTCAGATGACAAGTGCTGAGCTGCCTGTTTTGAGTGTGGGTCACTGTGCTGAGCCATGGGACACCACCTGTAAGCAAGACTGCCAGGGGCTCTGCCCGCACAGTTTTGTTAGTTTAGGGATTTACTGTATCTCCTTCTTATCTCCCTGACCAGTCTAAGCTGGGCCCAAGACTAGGTCTGCCTTGTTCCTCCTGAGCTCCAGAGTCAGCCTGACGCCTGGCTCAGGGTAGGTAGCAGCAGGTGTTTCTGGTACAGAAGAGCCTGTGAACCATACCTGACTTTCTTTGGGGAGTAGGTTCCCCAGATATCTGATTCAGGGCCCTGCTCTGAACTCTGTGCCCTTTCAGACTTATGGACAGGGTCCTTCCCACAGGGTTCCTCTTCATTCTCTTACAAGCCATAGCATGGCCTCAAGACCCTTTGCAGATATCTTCTTCACACACCTGGTGTTCAGTGTACATTCTGGGCCCCTAAATCTGCCCTAAGCTCAACAGCACCAAGTTAGGGAGATCCCCTAGGACAACACTTTCACCTTGGAGGTGGAGATACCAGGTACCACTGCCAGGGGAAGGGGGTAGAGCAGAGGCTGCTCCTCTGGGGACCAGGGGACCCTCTGCTCACAGAACTTTGGTCTGGAGAGATTTTGGGAAGTAGGAGACCCTAGGATGGGCTAGACCAGATACTCACAAGATATCACGCCTTATGGTCTTGACGAAGATGCGGACAAAACGCCAGCCTCCA
Protein-coding regions in this window:
- the SLC27A4 gene encoding long-chain fatty acid transport protein 4; the protein is MLLGASLVGVLLFSKLVLKLPWTQVGFSLLFLYLGSGGWRFVRIFVKTIRRDIFGGMVLLKVKAKVRRYLREQRTVPILFASMVQRHPDKTALIFEGTDTHWTFRQLDDYSSSVANFLQARGLASGDVAALFMENRNEFVGLWLGMAKLGVEAALINTNLRRDALCHCLTTSQARVLIFGSEMAPAIFEIQASLDPSLSLFCSGPWEPSTLPASTEHLDPLLEDAPKHLPSRPDKGFTDKLFYIYTSGTTGLPKAAIVVHSRYYRMAALVYYGFRMRPDDIVYDCLPLYHSAGNIVGIGQCLLHGMTVVIRKKFSASRFWDDCIKYNCTIVQYIGELCRYLLNQPPREAEHQHRVRMALGNGLRQSIWTDFSSRFHIPQVAEFYGATECNCSVGNFDSQVGACGFNSRILSFVYPIRLVRVNEDTMELIRGPNGVCLPCQPGEPGQLVGRIIQQDPLRRFDGYLNQGASNKKIAKDVFQKGDQAYLTGDVLVMDELGYLYFRDRTGDTFRWKGENVSTTEVEGTLSRLLDMTDVAVYGVEVPGTEGRAGMAAVANSAGSCDLEHFAQLLEKELPLYARPIFLRFLPELHKTGTFKLQKMELRKEGFNPAVVRDPLFYLDARKGRYVPLDQKAYARIQAGEEKL